A portion of the Aquila chrysaetos chrysaetos chromosome 4, bAquChr1.4, whole genome shotgun sequence genome contains these proteins:
- the C4H8orf37 gene encoding protein C8orf37 homolog isoform X1, translated as MADDLDRLLDEVERRLCRLPGREAAGGHRRGDGEEQEEEAAAAAAAVKEGRSAKLLMSAGSSEENIDDIIDEICNDSSFTKTPLKLKSNSASLRPESNSAVVQAHRKRCCPVFLGGSSSPYGIGTNISKRTCDQLRCTACDFRVSLFNDYIWDQSCDYLFFRNNMPELSKLRAKMIKKKGARAYACQCSWRSIDELTDLQTDQQLRIMKIYIQPTEAACICLLLV; from the exons ATGGCGGACGACTTGGACCGGTTACTGGATGAAGTGGAGAGGCGGCTCTGCCGCCtgccggggcgggaggcggcgggcggccaCCGGCGCGGCGACGgcgaggagcaggaggaggaggcggcggcggcggcggcagcggtgAAGGAGGGCAG atcaGCTAAACTGTTAATGAGTGCTGgcagcagtgaagaaaatataGACGACATTATTGATGAAATCTGTAATGACAGCAGCTTTACCAAAACACCTCTG aaattgaaGTCTAACTCTGCAAGTCTCAGACCTGAAAGCAATAGTGCTGTTGTACAGGCTCATAGGAAAAG ATGCTGTCCAGTGTTCCTGGGTGGAAGCTCTTCACCATATGGCATAggaacaaatatttcaaaaag AACGTGTGATCAACTACGTTGTACTGCTTGCGACTTCCGTGTGTCACTTTTCAATGACTACATCTGGGATCAGTCCTgtgattatctttttttcag GAATAACATGCCTGAGCTCAGTAAACTAAGAGCAAAGAtgataaagaagaaaggagcaCGAGCATATGCTTGTCAGTGCAGCTGGAGATCCATTGATGAATTAACTGACCTCCAAACAGACCAGCAGCTTCG aataATGAAGATTTACATTCAACCAACCGAGGCTGCTTGCATTTGTCTCCTACTAGTGTGA
- the C4H8orf37 gene encoding protein C8orf37 homolog isoform X2, whose translation MADDLDRLLDEVERRLCRLPGREAAGGHRRGDGEEQEEEAAAAAAAVKEGRSAKLLMSAGSSEENIDDIIDEICNDSSFTKTPLKLKSNSASLRPESNSAVVQAHRKRCCPVFLGGSSSPYGIGTNISKRTCDQLRCTACDFRVSLFNDYIWDQSCDYLFFRNNMPELSKLRAKMIKKKGARAYACQCSWRSIDELTDLQTDQQLRWVCGKHAE comes from the exons ATGGCGGACGACTTGGACCGGTTACTGGATGAAGTGGAGAGGCGGCTCTGCCGCCtgccggggcgggaggcggcgggcggccaCCGGCGCGGCGACGgcgaggagcaggaggaggaggcggcggcggcggcggcagcggtgAAGGAGGGCAG atcaGCTAAACTGTTAATGAGTGCTGgcagcagtgaagaaaatataGACGACATTATTGATGAAATCTGTAATGACAGCAGCTTTACCAAAACACCTCTG aaattgaaGTCTAACTCTGCAAGTCTCAGACCTGAAAGCAATAGTGCTGTTGTACAGGCTCATAGGAAAAG ATGCTGTCCAGTGTTCCTGGGTGGAAGCTCTTCACCATATGGCATAggaacaaatatttcaaaaag AACGTGTGATCAACTACGTTGTACTGCTTGCGACTTCCGTGTGTCACTTTTCAATGACTACATCTGGGATCAGTCCTgtgattatctttttttcag GAATAACATGCCTGAGCTCAGTAAACTAAGAGCAAAGAtgataaagaagaaaggagcaCGAGCATATGCTTGTCAGTGCAGCTGGAGATCCATTGATGAATTAACTGACCTCCAAACAGACCAGCAGCTTCGGTGGGTTTGTGGTAAACATGCAGAATGA
- the C4H8orf37 gene encoding protein C8orf37 homolog isoform X3: protein MADDLDRLLDEVERRLCRLPGREAAGGHRRGDGEEQEEEAAAAAAAVKEGRSAKLLMSAGSSEENIDDIIDEICNDSSFTKTPLKLKSNSASLRPESNSAVVQAHRKRCCPVFLGGSSSPYGIGTNISKRTCDQLRCTACDFRVSLFNDYIWDQSCDYLFFRNNMPELSKLRAKMIKKKGARAYACQCSWRSIDELTDLQTDQQLRKAM, encoded by the exons ATGGCGGACGACTTGGACCGGTTACTGGATGAAGTGGAGAGGCGGCTCTGCCGCCtgccggggcgggaggcggcgggcggccaCCGGCGCGGCGACGgcgaggagcaggaggaggaggcggcggcggcggcggcagcggtgAAGGAGGGCAG atcaGCTAAACTGTTAATGAGTGCTGgcagcagtgaagaaaatataGACGACATTATTGATGAAATCTGTAATGACAGCAGCTTTACCAAAACACCTCTG aaattgaaGTCTAACTCTGCAAGTCTCAGACCTGAAAGCAATAGTGCTGTTGTACAGGCTCATAGGAAAAG ATGCTGTCCAGTGTTCCTGGGTGGAAGCTCTTCACCATATGGCATAggaacaaatatttcaaaaag AACGTGTGATCAACTACGTTGTACTGCTTGCGACTTCCGTGTGTCACTTTTCAATGACTACATCTGGGATCAGTCCTgtgattatctttttttcag GAATAACATGCCTGAGCTCAGTAAACTAAGAGCAAAGAtgataaagaagaaaggagcaCGAGCATATGCTTGTCAGTGCAGCTGGAGATCCATTGATGAATTAACTGACCTCCAAACAGACCAGCAGCTTCG GAAAGCAATGTAG